From Bradysia coprophila strain Holo2 chromosome IV unlocalized genomic scaffold, BU_Bcop_v1 contig_5, whole genome shotgun sequence, one genomic window encodes:
- the LOC119071863 gene encoding tetratricopeptide repeat protein 38-like, with amino-acid sequence MREIHQLRDVQSWMDSGMKLSTACNETAKLYDAAVSQLAGWYDNKQLDGLESTLKKMMEADPQFIAGRSLKHSLEVIGGSNIKNNPTLEKNIERLASDVESNSNTCGEWEKLHVKALQFSSMGNAEAAVRQWEEILIEYPSDILSLHLAGMTCLINGTMEKVSGISGRILPSFEDEHSLSSIHAWHSFGLSEINLLPQAERHARIGISLEPKNGFSTHAMAHVFEMTSRYDDGIAYMNDNETLWNFSNHIAGHNYWHWSLYYLTKGEFESAADVLDQKLLNRPDFGRFDSLTLSYLLAMEDYSISDVMQKHGDRYEDIIKQNQANHYRSFNDVRIMMGLCVSKKYDEAEQFMTESKGSECIHGRNVNENLLTSIWSYSREMYEDCVELLWPIRYNIKQIGGSEAQRDVFSLMLIHACLRSKKVKHNRLASQLIEEREIHRMKSPLVDRLRRLL; translated from the exons ATGCGTGAGATACACCAACTAAGGGATGTTCAA TCCTGGATGGATAGTGGAATGAAACTATCTACCGCTTGTAATGAAACAGCTAAACTATACGATGCAGCAGTATCGCAACTCGCGGGCTGGTACGATAACAAACAGTTAGATGGGCTTGAATCCACTCTAAAGAAAATGATGGAGGCTGACCCACAATTCA TTGCTGGACGATCACTCAAACATAGTCTTGAAGTCATTGGAGGATCAAACATAAAGAACAATCCTACCctagaaaaaaatatcgaacgACTCGCTTCAGATGTTGAATCGAATTCTAACACTTGCGGTGAATGGGAAAAGCTTCATGTGAAAGCTTTGCAATTTTCATCGATGGGTAATGCTGAAGCTGCTGTCAGACAATGGGAAGAAATTTTGATAGAATATCCGTCAGACATTTTGAGCTTACATTTGGCTGGAATGACGTGTCTTATAAATGGTACAATGG AAAAAGTTTCCGGCATTTCTGGTCGCATTTTGCCGTCATTCGAAGACGAACATTCTTTAAGTTCTATCCACGCATGGCATTCGTTCGGATtgagtgaaataaatttacttcCGCAAGCTGAACGACACGCCAGAATCGGTATATCATTGGAAccgaaaaatggtttttctacTCATGCTATGGCTCATGTGTTTGAAATGACGTCACGATACGACGACGGTATCGCGTACATGAACGATAATGAAACACTATGGAATTTTTCGAATCACATTGCCGGTCACAACTATTGGCACTGGTCCCTATACTACCTTACTAAAGGCGAATTCGAATCAGCTGCAGATGTTTTGgatcaaaaattattgaatcgaCCAGATTTTGGTAGATTTGACAGCCTCACATTGTCCTACTTGCTAGCAATGGAAGATTATTCGATATCGGATGTTATGCAGAAACATGGTGACCGATACGAAGACATTATAAAACAGAACCAGGCAAATCATTACAGATCATTCAATGACGTTCGAATCATGATGGGATTGTGTGTAAGCAAAAAATATGACGAGGCTGAACAGTTTATGACTGAGTCAAAAGGAAGCGAGTGTATTCATGGACGAAATGTGAACGAAAATCTGCTGACATCTATTTGGTCGTACAGCAGAGAGATGTACGAAGATTGCGTTGAACTGTTGTGGCCGATTCGATACAATATAAAACAGATTGGTGGTAGCGAAGCTCAACGTGATGTATTTAGTTTGATGCTGATACATGCCTGTTTGAGAtcgaaaaaagtgaaacacAATCGGCTTGCTAGCCAATTGATTGAAGAGCGAGAAATTCATCGGATGAAATCTCCATTAGTGGATAGACTAAGACGTTT